The sequence below is a genomic window from Gossypium hirsutum isolate 1008001.06 chromosome A11, Gossypium_hirsutum_v2.1, whole genome shotgun sequence.
TCTCTCTTTGATGGCATCACAATAGTTTTAATGCGTCCCAATTTCTTTTCCTTCTTGGAACAGTGTTCTCATGTCATTTACCAGTCAGCAAGCATCCATTGCAGTAGCGCTGATAGtcttagtgttttttttttttgacattgTCAAGAGTTATAGAGGCTATTAACTACTTGTGCTATCTCAATGCAAAGATGCATGCATTTATCCATGAACCTATGTTTTTTAAATTAGGAAACCAGTAACCCTGAAATTGACTAATGTTTTGCATCTTGTTCAATTGCAGATAATAGGTTCATATGTGGGCATAGCAACTGTTGGCATCTTCATCTTGTGGTACACTCGGGCTTCTTTTATGGGTATCAACCTTGTGAGTGATGGGCACACACTAGTTGAACTGTCTCAGCTTCGTAACTAGGGAGAGTGCTCCACATGGTCAAATTTCACCGTGGCTCCATATATGGTTGGTGGAGGCCAACTGATCAGTTTCTCAAACCCATGCGACTACTTCACTGCTGGTAAAGTGAAGGCAATGACTCTGTCATTGTCGGTGTTAGTAGCTATTGAAATGTTCAATTCCCTGAACGCGCTTTCTGAAGACAGCAGCCTGCTTACGTTGCCACCTTGGAGGAACCCTTGGCTTTTGGCGGCCATGTCAGTCTCATTCGGACTTCATTGCCTTATACTCTACGTTCCATTCTTGGCAGATATATTCGCTGTTGCTCCATTGAGTTTGAATGAATGGTTCTTGGTGATTCTGGTCTCAGTACCCGTAATACTTATCGATGAGATTCTTAAATTTGTTGGAAGGGGTCAAAGATACAGAGTAAAGGAGAAAACAGCATAAAGCAGCATCAGGTTACAATTTGGTGAAGAGATTTACCAAAGGCTATACTGAAAGATGCAAGGGAAATACTGGTGCCATGTTAAATTGTATTCTTAGCTCATTTCTTTTTGGCCCATGTTTTGGCATCTAAAAGAAACGCAGTAGTAAAGTTTATTCGTTAACATTAACAAAATGATGCAGTTTAACTCCCCTAACTAGTCTTCCTTTCAAGTTGTATTTTTGGACAACCTGGAGAACATTGGGCTCCTACTGTTGAATATGTTAGTTCCATATGTTATTACACTGGATTCCATGAATGACTaatgcttattttaattttttgtctaGTTTAATACATACTTTGGTGCTAGATAGCTGGTACCATCAAAAGTTTCAACCTTGAATAACCATGAAATAACTTGAATACGAGGTAAGAACTGAATCAAACAACCCACTGTTGCGAGTTTGGTTTCATGTCTTCATAATTCAGAGTTTGGGTTGAAGCTAAAAAGCTTAAatcatattttgtctttgaattttttatatttaaattaacatTTTTGTCTCATTTCACTTCAAAAATTTCCCATGTTATCAAGAATGTGCCATGTTCTTATTAGAACTTTTATTAGAGTAAACCAGgatgaaaataatatttcaaatactATAGTTgggccaaaaaaaaaaacagatactATAAGAGAAAAAGATAGATATAGTTCAGATACTTAAATTCTGCTGAAGGCAAACACATCTCTTGGTTACCAAAGCTCGTGAATCTGGTCCGTTTCGGCACACCTCTTTCTTCTCATTTAGGCCTATAAAACCCCTAAAAGGTATATGGGTAGCCCAAAACGATGAGATCAAAATCAAGAGCATACATTTTTACAAAAGTAACCAATTGTAGTCTGCCGTTTGTCCATTGTTTGAGGTATCTCCTAACCGGACCCAGCTCCAAAAGCGTCAAATCTTCACCCAGATTAGTGGCTTTGGAATCCTAAAGAAGCAACATTATTTGGACTACATATAACTGGTGGCCCCTCGTTCATTGTTTCAGGAGGATCTAGATCTCTTCATTTTCCTGTACCTTCATTTCTTACAATGCGACCATAACAATGTCGTTTGAATAGTACTAACAAATGCAATTATAGCTGATAAGCTTTgcacaaataataataatgtaataaacTGTTTTGGGTCGGAATTTTTTAGATGATAAATGCACATCcatttaattttagtaattgatGCAAGAGAATTTCTGTCAGTGGGCAACAGGAAGAGAGGGGTCTTTTCTTTCATCATTTGTTCTTGGGAATCTACTGTGCTGAAGCTTTGTCGGTGCAAAACATTGGAAGGTCCACAAAGCCCAAAGTTTTTAGAACCTTCACTTCCTTTACGTTGCTTATTGCCATGCTTTAACTATGTACACATGGAATAATAATTTAGCACCCAAATTTAGTTGTATAAAATCGCAATGCTATCAGATGGACCATGACAGGATCTCAGCAAAATAATTCAAGACTAGAAGATCTGAAGCCTATTAAATTATTAAGCAGAGAAAAGGAACAAAAACCCCTCCCATATATTTTTTTTGGTACCTCGAATGTATTAAATTGGGATCAAGAAAATGGTTGGTTGATCTGCTACTGGCCCTACCCTCTCCTTCAATGCTAACTTGCTTACATGGCCTGGTTTTTTTCAGCTTGACCCCCATATTTGCTTTGATCATCTCAAGCACTCTTAATCATCTACACAACATGAGATGAGCCGTAGTTATGAAATGACAAGGATGCTTGGGAATTAAGCTACTAGTTACCCTAAACCaagctttaaaaaattttcattgatTAGGTTTTCAAGGAACAAGGCAAACACCTTTTGCATCAATTAACTTTTGCCAAAGCACTTTAACTAAGTGAGAACAGTTAGCTTTCATCCGGAGATGATGCCGGGAATTATGAGATCATTGTTAAGTGTGTCCAGTTTAAAAGATCCCAATACCCCATTAAGCAAAAATAAAGATTAATATAAATATGGCTTTTCTGCCGAGTGGTTAGCTTATGCTCCCTCCATCATTCtctttaagtaaattaataataaaaacaacgaTCGTACACTCACTATAAGCCATTAATAGAGAGATAAGGACAGGACCGTATTGCCATAACTTTCTTTCTTATCAGTGAGTGGTGTGACTACAACCCTTGCATACCAGTCTTGTTTGatacatcttttttattttcttttgcccTTCCTCTGTCTCTTTACTTACTCCCACTGACCCTCCATCACTAGAGGCCAAGAACAATTCCAAATTGAAGCTTCCTATTTAATTATAAACACTAGCATCACTAGCAAGAGAAGGGGTCTGTGTCAGTTTTTTTGTTGGCTGTAGTGGTTGATAGGTAGTAAGAAGTGAGGAGTGAAAATGAATGAAGAGATGAATGGTGTTGAGGTCGAGAATCATCAAGAACATGCGCCTGAGAAAATAGATTACGTGTTCAAAGTGGTGGTGATCGGTGACTCGGCTGTTGGCAAGACTCAGATTCTGTCCAGGTTTACCAAGAACGAGTTTTGCTTTGATTCCAAGTCCACCATTGGGGTTGAGTTCCAGACCAGGACGGTTACCATTAAGAACAAAGTCATCAAAGCACAGATCTGGGATACGGCTGGCCAAGAAAGGTTAGCTTCTTTCCTCCTTTTTCCCTGTACCTGTAGTGTAGGATCTCTGACTTTGAGATTCTGTAACACAGATTTCTTTAAGTTAATACATATAATAATCAATCTGGTGAGTTGAGAGATGGCATTTTCAAATGCTCAAGAAAACATAATTTATCTTGGGATGAAATTTTACATTTGGGTCCGCACTTGTCCCGAATTTTAGATTGCTGTAATCTCATATAGTTGAATCTTTTAACGGGAATGGTGTGATTCACTAATTTTGTCTCTTGTTCAAGTAAACAAACAAAGGGCAAAAAGATATGTGGTTGCATCATGGTGAAAAATACGAAGGCTAATCGGATCACTTTTAGCAGGATTATAAATGAGAATGTGGATGGGATATTTAATTCAAGGGAAATTGATCGCCAAGTGAGGTCATCAGATTACCTACTCTACACTacttaataattcaattcataatcTATTTGTTTCGGTGGTTTGGCCCGCCACTGGCCACACCACTAGGAATCTTGGGCTGCTTTTGACCAGTGAAAAACAAAGCTTAATTTCAGTCCAAAACTAGCTGGATTCCTTTGAATATAGCATCTTATCAAAATTAAAATGTGTGTTCACTACATTACATGCAAAGGAGCAGAAGAAGTTATTGCGGTCGGTGGATTAGCCATCTAATCATTAAACTAACTATTCTAATTCTTACCACACTTgtagttataaaataaaatagttaaaattaataataaaatatcagcTAAGCCAACAACTTATCCACTGCTACAAATCACATAATTTACGAATGATGGTTAAAATCTAAAATCCATAATGGAAAAAGTGTGAAACTATTCAGTTATTTTTGAAGCTAACGTTTTTACATTTCGCAATTGGGCAGGTACCGAGCTGTTACAAGTGCGTATTATAGAGGTGCCTTGGGGGCAATGCTAGTGTACGACATCACCAAGCGGCAGAGCTTCGATCACGTGGCCAGATGGGTGGAAGAACTACGTGCCCACGCCGACAATTCCATCGTCATCATGCTCATTGGGAACAAAGCTGATCTAGTGGACCTCAGAGCCGTTCCAACTGAAGACGCTGTTGAGTTCGCAGAGGATCAGGGCCTATTCTTCGCCGAGACGTCCGCTCTTAGCGGTGACAATGTGGATAAAGCTTTTTTCAAGCTGCTGGATGAGATTTACGGTCTGCTTTGTAAAAAATCCTTGGAATGTGGAAACGGAAAACTCAACGGTGCTGATCACGCCACCGCGTTGAAAGGATCTAAGATTGAGGTCATCGCTGGTCCTGATTTAGAAATAAGTGAGATGAAAAAATTATCTACCTGCTCTTGCTAATCTTCTTTTCATTTAAGGTAATGTTTGCTTTATtaaccttattttattttatattttcttttgtgCTCTTGGGTTGTTTTTACATTTAAATCATATGGcatattatatttatgaatataaatatagGGAAATAGTTATGGTTTAGGGATACCGTCTTTGAGTCCTCTTTTTTTGGTTTGATATGGCCAGTTCTAGTTGCTGGGGTGCAGACCTGCGCCAGGCTCCATGCCTGATTGTTCTTGCTTATTCTTCATTGTAATGAAATTATAACTAAAACTTTAATTGAGGTGCAAAGCTATTGGACTAGTTCAgataagtttttaatatttttgtttttcatgtTTGGTAGAAATATGAGTGGTCAAAAATTGGTCCAAACTTGAATGT
It includes:
- the LOC107922897 gene encoding ras-related protein RABA3, which codes for MNEEMNGVEVENHQEHAPEKIDYVFKVVVIGDSAVGKTQILSRFTKNEFCFDSKSTIGVEFQTRTVTIKNKVIKAQIWDTAGQERYRAVTSAYYRGALGAMLVYDITKRQSFDHVARWVEELRAHADNSIVIMLIGNKADLVDLRAVPTEDAVEFAEDQGLFFAETSALSGDNVDKAFFKLLDEIYGLLCKKSLECGNGKLNGADHATALKGSKIEVIAGPDLEISEMKKLSTCSC